In Equus caballus isolate H_3958 breed thoroughbred chromosome 7, TB-T2T, whole genome shotgun sequence, one DNA window encodes the following:
- the FOLR3 gene encoding folate receptor gamma gives MDMAWQKTQLLLLALVAAAQGGQPRTPRAKTDLINVCMDAKHHKTKPGPEDKLHDQCSPWKKNACCSVNTSRELHKDTSLLYNFNWDHCGKMEPACKRHFIQDTCLYECSPNLGPWIQQVDQSWRKERFLDVPLCKEDCESWWEACRTSYTCKSNWQKGWDWTSGSNKCPAEATCRTFESYFPTPAALCEELWSHSYKVSNYSRGSGRCIQMWFDPAQGNPNEEVARFYAMAMTAGAMSHGMGPLLLSLALILQLWLLG, from the exons ATGGACATGGCCTGGCAGAAGACACAGTTGCTGCTTCTGGCTTTGGTGGCTGCTGCACAGGGTGGCCAGCCCAGGACTCCACGAGCCAAGACGGACCTGATCAATGTCTGCATGGATGCCAAGCATCACAAGACAAAGCCAGGCCCTGAGGACAAGCTGCATGACCAG TGCAGTCCCTGGAAAAAGAACGCCTGCTGCTCGGTCAACACCAGCCGGGAGCTGCACAAGGACACCTCCCTCCTGTACAACTTTAACTGGGACCACTGCGGCAAGATGGAGCCCGCCTGCAAGCGCCACTTCATCCAGGACACCTGCCTCTATGAGTGCTCCCCCAACCTGGGGCCCTGGATCCAGCAG GTGGACCAGAGCTGGCGCAAAGAGCGTTTCCTGGACGTGCCCCTGTGCAAAGAGGACTGTGAGAGCTGGTGGGAGGCCTGCCGCACCTCCTACACTTGCAAGAGCAACTGGCAGAAGGGCTGGGACTGGACCTCAG GGTCTAACAAGTGTCCAGCTGAGGCCACCTGCCGCACATTTGAGTCCTACTTCCCCACGCCTGCTGCCCTGTGTGAGGAACTCTGGAGTCACTCCTACAAGGTCAGCAACTACAGCCGAGGGAGTGGCCGCTGCATCCAGATGTGGTTCGACCCAGCCCAGGGCAACCCCAACGAGGAGGTGGCGAGGTTCTATGCCATGGCTATGACTGCTGGGGCCATGTCCCATGGGATGGGGCCTCTCCTGCTCAGCCTGGCCCTGATCCTGCAACTCTGGCTCCTTGGCTGA